In a single window of the Rhopalosiphum padi isolate XX-2018 chromosome 1, ASM2088224v1, whole genome shotgun sequence genome:
- the LOC132918999 gene encoding trafficking protein particle complex subunit 13: protein MTSIEVKEVIEHPIKLRVMRLGKPVMFNSKVVTCDSKDLPGTVLNAQLKNDVTTLADAETLAAGSFLLVPNVLENLYLGETFLCYIYLKNESSQTVYDIILKAEIDTATSHIPILGPKAFPKLDPYASIDVIVKHEVKEHGSVNKLICQVEYDRKHSFETIFSYRVPKPLDLKTKFYNTVTDEVYLEVQVQNIMSTPISLEKFILESSVGYNVISMNHLLESSDNKSIFGDMDILDVKETRQYMYRLSLDQTAEKNPTRTNNLGKLDILWRSNMGTKGQIQSSPLVRQIPELDDITFSITYLPDMVFCEEQFDFTCSIKNNRNRDMQLVVEVSDEEDSNLAWTMISGIQLRLLPPYATIKTVFSMVALNHGLQVISGIKLKELILNRTYSYNNFGHVFVTQNVS from the exons ATGACTTCAATAGAAGTGAAGGAAGTGATCGAGCACCCTATAAAATTGAGAG taatGCGCCTTGGTAAGCCGGTTATGTTTAACTCGAAGGTGGTCACGTGTGATTCAAAAGATTTACCAGGAACTGTGTTGAATgcacaattaaaaaatgatgtGACTACATTAGCTGACGCAGAAACATTGGCAGCTGGGTCGTTTCTATTGGTTCCTAATGTCCTAGA aaatttgtaTCTTGGCGAAACATTtctgtgttatatttatttaaagaatgaAAGTTCTCAAACAgtctatgatattattttaaaagcagAAATAGATACTGCAACATCACATATACCGATTCTAGGACCAAAAGCTTTTCCTAAGTTGGACCCATATGCTTCTATTGATGTTATTGTAAAGCATGAAGTCAAAGAACACGGTAGTGTCAA taaattgatTTGTCAAGTGGAATATGATAGGAAACATTCGTTTGAAACAATATTCAGCTATAGGGTTCCAAAACCTTTAGATCTTAAAACAAAATTCTACAATACTGTA acTGATGAAGTTTACTTAGAAGTTCAAGTCCAAAATATTATGTCGACTCCAATCTCATTAGAAAAATTTATCTTGGAGTCATCAGTAGGatataatg ttaTTTCAATGAATCATTTACTTGAAAGCTCtgataataaatctatttttggtGATATGGATATACTAGATGTCAAAGAAACACGgcaatatatgtatagattaagCTTAGATCAAACTGCTGAAAAAAATCCTACAAGAACAAATAATCTTGGCAAGTTAGATATTTTATGGCGGTCTAATATGGGAACTAAAGGTCAAATACAATCCAGTCCTTTAGTTAGACAG ATTCCAGAATTAGATGACATAACATTTTCCATAACATATTTGCCCGATATGGTTTTTTGTGAAGAACAATTTGACTTCAcatgttcaataaaaaataacag AAACCGTGACATGCAGCTTGTTGTTGAAGTCAGTGACGAAGAAGATAGTAATCTTGCTTGGACTATGATTTCTGGCATACAGTTAAGACTTTTACCACCATATGCAACAATCAAAACAGTATTCTCAATGGTAGCGTTAAATCATGGCTTACAA GTTATATCAGGTATTAAACTAAAGGAATTAATACTGAACCGTACATATTCATACAATAACTTTGGCCATGTATTTGTCACTCAAAATGTTAGTTAA